From Juglans regia cultivar Chandler chromosome 8, Walnut 2.0, whole genome shotgun sequence, the proteins below share one genomic window:
- the LOC109004621 gene encoding protein ENHANCED DISEASE RESISTANCE 2-like codes for MCPTNQKHRISGEQCSLSGESITTATPTEWILESISGGSLRNVDLHTGTNGWASPPGDLFSLRSKNYFTKRTKTPSGEYLLSPAGMDWLKSTTKLDNVLARSAHALGKSLKSFIFAVNLQVPEKDHHSAVFYFATEDPIPSGSLLYWFVNGDDSFWNQWFKIVNWIVKGPWIVKKAVENYGVCLLGKALTCNYHRGSNYLEIDVDEAVRVFETKGKGFCA; via the exons ATGTGCCCTACGAATCAAAAACATAGAATCTCCGGAGAACAATGCTCCCTATCCGGCGAGTCCATAACCACCGCCACTCCCACGGAATGGATATTGGAGTCCATCAGCGGGGGATCATTGCGCAACGTCGACCTCCACACAGGAACCAACGGCTGGGCCTCACCTCCGGGCGACCTTTTCTCCCTCCGCTCCAAGAACTACTTCACAAAACGTACCAAAACCCCCTCCGGCGAGTACCTGCTCTCCCCAGCCGGAATGGATTGGCTGAAGTCGACTACCAAACTCGACAACGTACTCGCCCGTTCA GCCCACGCCCTGGGCAAATCCCTAAAGAGCTTCATTTTCGCCGTCAACCTGCAAGTCCCCGAGAAGGACCACCACAGCGCCGTTTTCTACTTCGCCACAGAGGATCCTATCCCCTCCGGTTCTCTTCTGTACTGGTTCGTTAATGGTGACGACTCGTTCTGGAACCAGTGGTTCAAGATCGTGAACTGGATCGTGAAGGGCCCGTGGATCGTGAAGAAGGCGGTGGAGAATTACGGTGTGTGTCTGTTAGGCAAGGCTCTGACTTGTAATTATCACAGAGGATCTAACTACTTGGAAATCGACGTGGACGAAGCTGTTAGAGTTTTCGAGACGAAGGGGAAGGGGTTCTGCGCATAA